In Corylus avellana chromosome ca8, CavTom2PMs-1.0, the genomic stretch ATTGTCTGAATCGCGTTGAAATTCGAACACCTTGTTTTTCTTGAATAaaggaaaatgagaaataaaaaattcggACACATTAATTGTAAGGAATATCAATCTTGCAATTGGATAGGTAAGGAGACTTCGCAAGACTCCTCTTAGTAGAAGTTGCTCAAATTGTATGCAAGTTGAATGGCCCTAATAAGAAATTCCAATAGTGCAAACATCCACACAATAATTGCCATCTAAAGAGTTTTGACTAAATCACTAATGGTAATAAACAATTAAGCACACAACAACATAAGTAATAGATTTAGAAATAGGGTTGGTATgctttttcttatatatatatataaaaataataataataataataaaaaactgaGTTTCCAAGGATGCAACATAAATTTTCCAAGTGACTACAATCCTctatttttctaaataaaattagGTTAGTCTAATAAAGTAATACTATCAATTATTAAGTGCCGattcaaatactttttttttaaataataataataataatataaattgataCTACaagattaataaaataataaaaataaataaaataaaatagtgataTTTAACATTATTCTTTGAGTAATAAGAGGAGAGGAGATCGGAAGGCAgcacacaaaacaaaagaaagaaagagggaggGGATTGGTGTTGGGTAATCGGGTTACGAAGCCCTAGACGCAGCCCCCACCCAAAAATACAGCGAAACTCCCCCACTGCCACATCTCACTCTGGGCCCACTTCTACGCCTTATATTGAAACTTATATCAAAAGCTAAAAAGAGTCAGAGACGAAGCCGAACAAAACACAAATAACTGGAATCTACTCCACCTTCGCCACCACCCACACACCCCCCATATAATACCACCCCCTCGTATATAAAccccctctttctctctctctttctctctctctctcaatctctatctttcttgcttttaacatttttctcatTCTCATCCGCCACTCCTCTTATCTTTCTCAATAGCATATCTCTTTCTCAGAGACGCGCAGACGATGATGGTGAGGGACGAGTGGGTGAGGGCGGCGATGACAGACGACACGGTGGTGGTAGACCTGCTGGTGCGGCTCAAGCAGTCGCaagcggcggcggcggcggcgtcGTCGTCCTCGCCCAAGTCGTGGCCTAGAGCGGTGGTTCCGCTAAGGTGGGGTCTGAGGCAGCCCAGGTCCAGGCCCAGATGCGACGCCGTTTCGCGGAAGAAGGAAGCTGATTTCACCAGATGCAGCCCCACCACGCCCCTCTCCTGGAGCGGCGGCGCCTCCCCCTCCCCCACTACCGACGGCTTCGAAGCCTCCAGCTTCCCCGCCAGCAGATCCAAggttctgtctctctctctctctctctctctctctctctctctctccttcagCTTCTTGTTCGTTTCTTTGCTGGCCATCTGATCTGTGACGTGGCAGATTTTATTTGTGGTTTGACCCGAAACGCCCTCGGTGAGTGTTGTAATTTACGTATAAGGAGCGGTGGAAGGAAACGAAGGCTTTGAACGTCGAGGGCTAGCTGCTCTTGTGCCCGTCGACGAGACATTCCTTTGTCTGCAGAAGGCCCTTTTTCGGTCGTTTGACTATTTTGCCCCTTCTTTAGTACCTTATTTACTCCGCCTCCTCATATATAGTAATTCCGAAACCGCTGGCTTCCATTTTGGCCGTCGAGCTATCTTTTTCCCATTCTTTCGTGTCAACCAGCTGACAAGGGCAAATCTgtcttaattttgtatttacaAACGGTTGGTGGTTGATCTCCGATCAGACGGTGACTAATCGTCGGCGGCGGAGTGTGTACTTATTTGTTTCATGACCAAACTGCCCTTGTTACTTTGCGATATTTACGCTCACGTGAGCTCAGCCAGATTGAGAGATTACTTCACGTTTTCTCCTCGCCTCTTTCACGGTCACCTGTCATTCTTGTTCGCGATCGATTTGACCAAAATATCCTTCAAAAGTGCGGCTAGATTCTGCTGACTGAACGGCAGCCCTATGGGGGGAGAGTTTTGTCATAAAGCAAAAAACCGGCCATTCGTCATTCGTCGTTTCCCCGTGGTAAGAACCCGGAAGCTTCACTCAAGCGATCCTCTTCCTTGTCGTTTTGACGAAAACAAGCACTCGCTTAGAGTTGAAAAAACTTTCGTACCCGGCTCGAGGGCATTTTGGTCAATCGGAGCGTGGTGTGGTAGAGGTGGGACCCTTTGATAGGCCTGCGTTCGGTTTGGTGTGGGTGGAGCGAGTGGCGGGTGGCCTTTGATCAAGTTGGGTTGAGAAAGTATCAGCTGTAGCGCGGGTGTACCGTTGCCTTTCATGCGGATCATTTATCTCTTTGTCTGATAGTACTTTTATCTAATCTTTTGGGGTCTCAGTCTCATGCTTTTTCGAGATTGGGGAAAGTATTGGGTGTGGTTTAGTTGTACCTCTGACACTGTATACGCCACTGCTGAGACGGTGTCGTCTagattcacaaaaaaaaaaaaaaaaaaaggtttcacAGTCGTACTTCGGGGCTCTCCCGTATAATCAGGGGAGCATTTATCAGAGCGTGTCGGATGATGGTGAGCCGTTGATATCGCAGATTGTTTGCGTGGGTTGCGAATCTGACGGTGAAGAATCATCGGGCGACGCGTGTGTCGTTTTAACTTCGgaataaataaaaggttttgGGTGTTTGAATATCAGCGAGTTGTCACGTGGCACCCCGTGCCCGTGGCTTTAATGATGTTTGACTATATGGGTTGTGAGTGAGTGGGTGAATTTATACAACGAGACGCTTTGAGAgaatctttttctctttttcatttgtttttttttgggataatagAGGGCTACATAGTTTTATTGGGATGTTTGATTATAAAATTCCTCAGATTTATGGGTTTTGAAATTCGGGTGAATTGCAAACAATTTGGATAACAAAAACACGATATAAAGGGTTTTAGCCTCACCCATCAAACTGGAATAGGAATAGCTGCATATTTATTGTCTAAATTGCGGCTACGAATCTTTCTGTAGCCAAATATGGGCACAGGCATCTAAAGTAGGAGGAGATGTGTTTTTTAAGGATAAGGATTAGATATTTATGTTATTGTATTTTGAGGTGTAGTGGTGTAATTGTGTGCTAACATAACGCCACTTGCCACGGTGTCTATTGTGTTTGTGCTGGGTGTGTGATCCATGACTCGGATTGCAACATTTGGTCACCGTTAATCCACGTACCCGTACCACAAATTATCTTGCGTCGGATTTGGACCCAAATacttgttttcatatttcttttttggcctttttgcTTTAGCGTGATGAATCATTGTCGTgtgattttttatattaatcaatcatttaaAAAGACAACAAAGAAATAGTTCAATctgcatttcatttgaaatgaaagagaattgtattttaTGTTATAGTGGATTCAGGCAATAAATTATTGCTATCGAATGGAAAGGTATACTTGGTGTCTTTGTAGAGGGCGTAAGTGTGGCTGttgtgctttttgtttttgttttttctttactttgttGCGGATATATTGTatggttttgtctttttgagGTTACTGATGCGTGTGGGGGCGAATATTTTCAGGGTACTGCTGCAAATGAATCGACAGCTACCAAGatgtcaagaagaaaaaaggtatgTTCTCTAAGTTATATAAACCATTACAGCCTGACAAATGTAGTGAATTTGAGATGTTCTGATACGAAGATCATTGAAATTTTCTAGACATATGCTGAACTCAAGGAGCAGGAGAGTTCTCTGTTGAAGGAAAGGATACACTTGAAAAAGGTGTGTCATTGGTGCTTCTTATTGATTATTTGGGCCCccctttaataatttattgtaaCCTTTATTTAATCTTGCATTTACTAAACAGGAGATAGCAACACTTCGTGCAACTTTTAAGGAACAGAGGGCCAAAAATGAGAGCTTCAAAAGAATGAAGGTACCCAAGTGTTCTTTAATCCTCTTGTTTACTGATTTGGTTTGCATGCCTCGTATATCCTGCCTTTTCTATGTATATAATCACTATGGATGAGTATAAGAGTATATAGGTTAAATCTTGTCCGACCCATTTAATTGAACGGATTAAATCCCTAAAACCTAAcccattaattttatattgggttcACGGGGTCGTATACAAAATTGTTAGCCCTACTTGCCCACACTCAACTCCTTCCAGAGAATCTTTGTGTTTTAGGCTTGTTTGTGGCTCTTCTCAGAAAATTACTATTTATGTTTTGCAGCTTGGTTTGGTTTTGCATTCTGCAAAGAATCTGTTTGCAACTTCTGATGGACTGGAGAGAGCAGTTAAAAGAGAACCCTACCAGAGAGTAGCCTCCACTCCTGACCATATATCTTCGAGTTTACCGGCACATGGCGCAAATGATGATAATCCTCAATCGGAAACTTGCAAGGCAGTCTTGCTGCCTGATCTAAATATGATGCCATCGGAGGAGGATTCCAGCTCTAACACCTTATATGGGATGAGCTGAGAAATGCATGCTGACTGCTTTTCTTCTCCTCACCAAAAGAACATGGCTATACGACTATCAAACGGTCTCTATTCTTACGGAAAGCACGATCGATCCGCCCGCCAAGGACCCCTTTGTAGATGAAACTGTATAAAACTTTCGATGAAGTTGCAGATGGTAGGATTCAAGCAAGCTGgaaagacttggagagaagGATTTTGAGGGTAGAGTAGCAACAATCCTGGCCATTAGGCTGACGAAATCATTGATTTGCGGCAGGTTCCTACTTTCCCCCAAAATTGTCTTGGGTGAGCCCTTTGTTACTTCTCGTTTCAGAAATATGTACACATAATTGTGTCATTCTTTGTAGGCAAACAGCTGTTGGACTCCTCTGTTTGTGGGTACTTGGAAGTCAATAACGATTTTGTTCTTCTACgtttattgcattttttttcaattcttatatatatatatgttatgtgtAAGTAATGCTCTATTTTCGATGCAAATTTAccaaaattttgtaaatttcattATGTAAACTTGATTTCTGCCAATTTTCAAAAGTCAGCTAACAATTGGTAGTGCAGAAAGGGTTCTCCAAATCACAAATATAGGTCAAAGCATTCACTTTTACTATTTctaaaaaagagagaatcatattatttatttattagtttattGGGTAAAGTTCATTTaatcctctcaaactatcactccaatgataatttacctTTCAAACTAGAGACAATtcaccccccaaactatcaaaataatgacaatgtacttcaaattttaacaaaatgatgaaattacccttactaaaataaaaacaaaaatactaaaatttatttatttttttcaaaattgtaagtgtatttttgttttattaaaaattctataagggtaatttcatcattttgctaacatgggggtacattgtcattgttttagtagtttaaatggtaaattgtcataattaatagtttgaggggtagattgtcattggagtgataatttgagggggttaaatgaACTTtaccttagtttattttatgcattgtTGAGATACCATGCTTAGAAAAACGGTAGCAGCTAGTCATGGAGAAATAGTGACATGTGTCTTTTAATACgtgaaaaatacatatttttttaattgcatatacttttcatatattttttaaaaaatattattaataaataaatgtgtttTTTCGTACGGTAAAGTACACATATTACTCTTTGAGGCTAATTTGTAAGAAACTCCGATAAACCAATTTCAGAAAATTTCTGTCTgcttttttaaagtaaaatggCCACCGGATGTGACTACTTTTTTAACCCAATTTCGCTACTGGACTTTGCCAAAATAATCTTCGGCTAACCCAACAAAAATGCTCTTGTGAGACAAATAGGAATGAGGCTCGTTCTTCAGGTTTGTCCTCTGAGAAACAATAGTGATAATGATTGAATAGCTTGGTTTGATTCCGTCATAATTATTGGTGTGGAAGGCattggctttgtttggcaatcaacctaaattttttcttaaagttaatttcaaaatatttttactttttatatcaaattaattacttttttattactattcaaacaaaaaatttactacaaatcataatttttttttcacttttttataaaaaaaaataaataaataaagaaaattcaaaacttctctATACCTTGCCAAAATGTCACAAGTTTGGTGTTGACCTTAAAAGCAGCTATGGAGCTTATTTCTTACCATATGCCTGGGATTACCGGTAGAAAAAGCATCTTTATTAGGCATGtttgcttttgaaaaaaatgtcgGTTTCCAGAGAAAgaatgcatttaaaaaaatttgcaatattaAAGATTGAACCACAATTTAAAGGCTAAATCATGATTTTTATGACATGCTtaactttattttaaaagtcGCATTTTCATTAATTGCATTTTATATCGTTACTTTTAAAACTGCTAAACCAAATCAACACTTAATTGCTTTAGCTTGCCATCAAACTTGATTGACGGTTGCATTGCACATAGCTGATGTTCTCTCAtagaacgtttttttttttttttttttgtgcggTTTGAAGTCTTTGGCCAAGATTGAAGTGTTATGGTCGGCATGTAATTGACTACAAGGCTTCTTTGGACACCATGTATACCACATTGGCTCGAGAAGcctaagaaaaaaatttctttgtaGTGACGTTGTTAGCGTTGAAATGGGACGCCACCATGATAGCTCTAGCAGTGGTGGCTGTCTATGGGAATTTGACCAAATGGTATTTGAagatgaatatttttattttgcatggaaaattcaaaagctTGAACtactgaaaaaataataataataacaaaatgcTAAAAAAGCTCATTAACAAAGTAGGGTTATTAATACTAGCATTAACATTTTCACCGACTTATATGCATTTCATCTTGTCCAAAAAATGAAGCAGAGAGAtatccccaagaggtagctcaatcgggtAGAATCATGCATAAAGAAGcggaagtcattagttcgaatctccctccctcctcttgtgcggatatgtcaaaaaaaaaaaaaattaataaaaaaaatgaggcaGAGATGCAGACgaaaagaaatagaaagggGATTGGTGCAGTCAAAGCTACATAATCAAAAGACAAAAGGTCAAGAAGTCAAATTTTCTCTCATTCTAGAAGAATTATGATCACCTATTCAATCCATGAATACCAGCTAGAGGCTCCAACCTAATTAGTTAAGGAGTcttacttgtttaattaaagAGGTTGTGTTAGAATTAACATATTTAGTCTTATACACATGCCCATACACACGATAATTagaactaacaattttttacacaactcatgaacccaatataaaattaatgagTTAAAGTTTAGGAGTCTAaactgtttaattaaataagtcagatTAATATTGACCTATAGTTTTATACATATACTTCGACACAACTTGTACTCATCATAGAAAACCCTAGTTAAGCCCATTTCTTTCAATTCGTGGGTTAGATTTTACCATGTCAGCTAGATGAAATCTAGGGATCCAACGTGCTAGAGAGCAATTTAGCCAACCATACTCAATCCCCTCAACTAATCACCCGCACCCTACCATCATAATCGCCCCGTCGCCAATAGCACCTACCGAATCCGCTTTGTTTTACTTCCAACAATAGTTTACGACAAAGAAATTCAGGATTTTACCTTACAATACTCAAAATTTCATCCATTACTTTTGAAACAAATGATTGTTACAAACTGCACCATTCATAAGCATTTACTCCCAATCAAAAGAAATGATTGTTACAAACTGCACCATTCATAAGCATTTACTCCCAACCAATTGGGAGTCGGGACATCTAGAATACTAGATAAAATACtatttgcttccttttcttttctttttttatcgtAAGCAATATTTgctttcttttcatttgttttagtCCCAATGCTTGGGAAAATAGGCAAATTTAGGACTTTTGACCTAATTTCTATTTTATGTCTATATACTAAACTAACCAGAAAAAACTCAGAGAGCAAGTTCCATGACAAAATTCTGGGACTGGCCAAAATAAAGTGCACTTTTTAATTatgtaatattttgttttttgttcatATAAAACTACGAGAATGAAATagcttcttttctctttctttagcGGCTAAACTTGCTTCGGCCTTAGGTCTTACTTTGTATGTAGGTTGGATCAGCTTGCTTCAATCATTTTATAATGTAATTAGATATGATGCGAAGAATAGCAATAATATCAAAACAGCTCTATCTCAAAAGCACTAGTTTCAATGGATGATACTTCACTAACTGATGACAAATTCATAATGCATTTACAAATTCATAATTTCCTGAAAGCAGAAGCAAATTATGTCGACTTATATTTCATCAATTCCTCTAATCAATTCTATACGCATGGCATGAAGGCAGAGAGATTGGTCCTCCTAAAAGTTGAAAAGAGTTCTCTGCTTTATGTTGAGAAATGTTTGATAAACCTTTTCAATCTTAACCAACCTCAGTCAAAAACTATAGAATCTTGAATTTTACCTATTGAGTAAAAAGACTGAGATTTTACCAAAATTTCAACTTTGGAAGAAAACACAAGAACTATTGCCCTGAAATCATTACTTTTTCCTATCCCTTTGCAATTCCACTGAGATGAGGTTCTCCTAGTAAAGACTAAAAAACATCTCATACCATACACATAAGTGACAACTTATGTAGATTGTTTCAGCTTTTCTTCCACAAGCTCAATACACCGGTACAAAACCAACTCAAGCGGGTTTAGGGTACATACTGTGTCATCCCCGAGTTGAACAGAATCTTTCCTGTTTTCTGCCATTATGCCTGTCACCAGTGTTCGAAGAGGTAGAAGCCATTCATTGTATGCCTTCTGCAAATTGTTCTTGGACAGCACCTCGGTATAGTTGGTTTTTCCTGTTCCATTGGTCACTTGAGTCAAAAATACAAGTAGCATCTTGTAGACCAAATTACAaacatattctcttttttacttccaaatatttttttaacagataattgaaatttttagtcaagaaaaaataaaaagagcatAGCCCTAACACACCAAGTGTACTAGAGATATGCAAAAGgaaatttaaaagaacattTTTTATACTAAAAGAAATCAAGTTTACCGTACAAAAGA encodes the following:
- the LOC132190564 gene encoding uncharacterized protein LOC132190564, with the translated sequence MMVRDEWVRAAMTDDTVVVDLLVRLKQSQAAAAAASSSSPKSWPRAVVPLRWGLRQPRSRPRCDAVSRKKEADFTRCSPTTPLSWSGGASPSPTTDGFEASSFPASRSKGTAANESTATKMSRRKKTYAELKEQESSLLKERIHLKKEIATLRATFKEQRAKNESFKRMKLGLVLHSAKNLFATSDGLERAVKREPYQRVASTPDHISSSLPAHGANDDNPQSETCKAVLLPDLNMMPSEEDSSSNTLYGMS